The Leptospira wolbachii serovar Codice str. CDC genome segment TTTTATCTTTATACTTGATAGCAATTGCGGAAGCATTCCAGATCACTCGATTCCAAACTATAAGTAAGATACTCTTTTGACGTAATTCAAAACGGTAGTTGATAATATCATCTCCCCCTTTTTCTCGTGTTTGTTTTAATAGTTCGCTATAACCTGTTTCTCCTGTTACTACAACTAAAAACCAAGATACAAATTCCCCTTGGGTTTCTACCGGTCCAAGGATTTGGTAATCCTCAGATGTCATCACATACTGTGTCATATTAGCAGCAAGTCCTGGAGTTCGGAGTTCTGTATAAATACAATTACCGAAAACGATTCCAGCTAACATCAACACGACAGTTCGAATGAAAATTTTTTTCATCACTTCCCCCTATGGTTACAACCAAGTTTTTATACCGAAACAAACCAAGGTCAAGAAAAAAGAGGAGATTTTTAGAAAACAGCTGATTAAACTTTCCAGAGATATGCCAACATCCTATCCATCCATTGCCATTAGTGGAATTGGTTCCGTAACAGTAACCATCATTCACGCACTTCACAAAAATGCGATTCCCTTCCAAATCCTATGCCGTAATGAGAGCCGATACCAATCTTTAAAAGCAGATCCCATCCGTTTTCAAGGACCGAATGGAAAAGCAGTTAATATTGATCTAACAAACCATCTAACAATGATTCAAGAAAACA includes the following:
- a CDS encoding LIC11742 family lipoprotein; translation: MKKIFIRTVVLMLAGIVFGNCIYTELRTPGLAANMTQYVMTSEDYQILGPVETQGEFVSWFLVVVTGETGYSELLKQTREKGGDDIINYRFELRQKSILLIVWNRVIWNASAIAIKYKDKIKK